The Leptospira andrefontaineae genomic sequence CCTGGAAATCGGAGGAAATTTCCGAGTCCGATTGCTCCTGACGCAACGGTTAATATGAGTCCAGTACGGGATTTCCAGCTTTCCTTGGGCGGTTCTTTAGTCATCTAGGGTTGTTCCGACTTTTAGGGATTTCGGACTTAACACCTGTCCGAAAAGGGAATGGACTATAATCCCAGTGGAACATACCTCCTTGTCAAAACGAATTCGAATTTAGGAATGGAAAAAAACGGGACATAATGGGGATAAAATCGTCTCTGACTTTCTGGCAGAAAAATTAGGATAACTTCTGGTCAGACCAGTCTAAGTACTAACTCGGATACAGAATGGATTCGGACAAAGATGAAACTAGATAAGATCACATTAAAATTGAATGAGGCTCTTTCAGGCGCACAAAGCTCTTATGATAAGAACCCGGAAATACAAGAGGAACATATCGTCGCTCAGATCCTAAATCAAGGAGATGGGTTTGCTCCTCCTTTGTTTTCCAAGCTGGGTTTGAATCTACCGGAGTTCCGACGCAAAACGGAAGAAGCGATCACAAGATTTCCTAAGGTAGAAGGTCATTCCGAAAAGGGATTTTCCCGGGCCGCGATCACTCTTCTGCAATCTTCGGACAAGATCAGGACCGAATTGAAGGATGAATATCTTTCTACGGACCATGTTCTCTTGGCATTCTTGAAGAATGGTACTTCTTCACTTCGCCAAGAATTCAATCGATTAGGACTAGATTATCCTAAATTATTAAAAGCAGTGTTAGAACTCAGAAAAGGACAACCTATCATGGATGATACTCCGGAAAACAAGGCGGATGCCTTAAAGAAATATGCAAAAAACCTAAACGAGCTGGCAAAACTAGGCAAGCTGGATCCGGTTATTGGACGGGATGAGGAGATAAGAAGGACGATCCAAGTTCTATCTCGCAGGACCAAGAATAACCCGGTGCTTATCGGAGAACCTGGTGTCGGTAAAACTGCAATCGTAGAAGGACTCGCAGGTAAGATCATCCAAGGAGAAGTTCCGGAAGGAATTAAGACCAAAACGATCTACGCCTTGGATCTGGGCGCCATGATAGCAGGCGCAAAATATCGGGGAGAATTTGAAGAAAGACTAAAAGCGACACTCGACGAAGTAAAACACAGTGACGGGAATATCATACTATTCATAGACGAGATCCATACACTCGTTGGAGCAGGCGCGCAAGAAGGAGCAATGGATGCTTCTAATATGCTTAAGCCGATGCTTGCTCGGGGAGAACTTCGTTGTATAGGAGCGACAACCTTAAAGGAATACCAAAAGTATATAGAAAAGGACGCAGCCTTAGAAAGAAGGTTCCAACCGGTTTATGTAAAAGAGCCAAGTGTGGAAGAAACAGTTACAATTCTCCGTGGTTTAAAAGATAGATACGAACTACATCATGGAATTAAAATATTGGATTCCGCGATCGTAGCTGCGGCCAGTTTATCGAATCGTTATATTGCGGATCGTTTCCTTCCTGATAAGGCTGTGGACTTGATCGATGAAGCAAGTTCCAAAATGAGGATAGAAATGGATTCTATGCCGGAAGAATTGGACAAGCTAAGTAAAAAGATCCAGTCTTTGAAGATCGAAAAAGAAGCCTTAAAAAGAGAAACGGATCCCGCTTCTAAACAAAGAGTAGAGAATATCGCAAAAGAACTTTCTGAACAGGAAGAACTTTTTAGGAATTTAAAAGCTCGTTGGGATCTGGAAAAATCTAAAATTTCCAAAATTAAGGAAATTAAAGAAGAAACGGATAAATACAAGGTTCTGGAAGCGGAAGCGGAAAGAAGAGGGGAGATCAATAGAGTCGCGGAAATACGTTATGGAAAACTAATAGAACTTTCCAAAGAAATGGAAAAGGCGAACGCGGAACTTAAAAAAATCTCAGGCTCAGGTAGACTTCTAAAAGAAGAAGTAGATGAGGAAGATATTGCGAACATAGTCTCTCGTTGGACCGGAATTCCTGTATCTAAGATGCTCCAAGGAGAGAAGGCGAAACTTCTCAAAATGGAAGATTCACTTAAGATCAAGGTGATAGGTCAGGACCACGCTCTGGAATTATTATCCGAAGCGATTCGTAGATCTAGAGCGGGGATTGCAGATCCGAATCGTCCTATCGGCACATTCTTATTCTTGGGACCTACTGGTGTGGGTAAAACAGAAACAGCAAAAGCATTGTCCGAATTCTTATTCGATGATGTGAATGCGATGCTTCGTATAGATATGAGCGAGTATATGGAAGCTCATTCCGTATCCAGGCTAATAGGTGCGCCTCCAGGTTATATAGGACATGACGAAGGCGGACAATTGACAGAAGCAGTCAGACGTAGGCCTTATTCCGTGCTCCTGTTCGATGAGGTGGAGAAGGCTCATCCTGAAGTGTTCAATATCTTCTTACAGATCTTGGATGAGGGTAGGTTGACTGATTCCAAAGGAAGGAATGTAGACTTTAAGAATACGGTCATCATTCTCACCTCTAATCTAGGCTCGGATGTTTTGGGTTCTACGGAATATTCGGAAGAGGAAAAAGAAAGAATGGTGGAACAAAGATTGAAAAAACATTTCAAACCTGAGTTCTTAAACCGCTTGGACGAAGTGATCCTATTTAAATCCGTAGACGAGGCAATGATCGCTAAGATTGCGGAACTTCAATTACAGATCATGGCTAAGAAGGCGACTGAGAATGGGCTTACAGTTAGTTTTACTCCTGCTTTAAGAAAACATATAGTGCAGGCAGGTTTTGATCCTGAATACGGAGCAAGACCTTTGAAACGACTCGTCCAAAGAGAAATTGGAAACGCTCTCAGTAATTTTATACTGAAGGGTGAATTCAAAGAGGGGCAGAGTATCGTCCTGGATTATTCAGGCGGATCCGTGATTGTGAAGTAGCATCCAATAAAAAACCCCGGGTTAAAAACCTGGGGTTTCACTAAGTACAGCACATAGTAAGGGAAAAGAATGTGCAGTATTGCTTACGGGAGTTTGACCTCCCGTGTTCGATTTAGAATTCTACTTTATGTAGAAATAATTCCTCTTTTTTCATTTTTAAAACTTTAGAAGCCATGCTCTTGAAATCTTCAGGCGGCTCTAATAGTCCTAACTCCACTTTCGAAAGGAAAGGAGTTGAGACCTTTAATTTTTTAGCCATATCGTATTGTTTAATTCCCAATTCTCTGCGTTTTGCCCAAAGTTTATTGGTAAGTCCTTGGCTGAATTCGGGATAAACCTCTTCTACCGGACTTTCGTTGAACAGCTTATCTAATGTCGTTTTCAAATATTTAGCGCAAGCCTGTCTGAATTTTTCAGTAGGAGCTTGGCTTCCGGTTTCAATTTTGGAAAGGTAGCTAGGGGATACACCCAGAGCCCTTGCCATATCATATTGCTTGATTCCCCGTTTTTTGCGGAGCATATAGATGTGGTTGTTCATTCTTTTCCCCTTTTTAACCGTTTTAAAACGACCTTACTTTGCCTCAAGAATAAATTTCCATCATGCCCAACAGGCACTTAAGTATAGAAATTTTTTCCAAAGTGGGCTTATACTAAGAGAGATAAGAATAAGAATCAAGCATTTGAAATCTTAATCTATAAAAAAAGGCGTTAGACTTTCTAGTGAATTATAGAACGCGGTCAGTAGTCCGAAGTATCAAGGCCTATAACCTTTTCGGACTACTGAACAGGGATATCTAAGTTATCTATAACTTAGAATAAACGATTAGATTTTACCTTCTTTCAATCTGCTGGAGTCCAGAATGAATTGGTAATCCGTTTTAAGCTTTTGGGTAAGCTCTCTTACGAAGTTTTGCTTTTTAGCTCGGATCAAATCTTCTTTGATTTTCTCTCTAACTTCTCCATAAGCCATAGGGATCCTATCCTGAGGATTGTTCGGATTTGATTTGGCATAAGAGAACATTTTGGCAGCTTCATATTGCTCTCTCATTTCCGCTTCGGAAACGGTTACATCGCTTGGAAGTTCCCTTTTGAATACTAAAGGTTGCACAATGTATAGTTTCATTACATTGAACATATCTTGGAAATCCTTGGATTCTAAAGCGTCTTTCAATTCAGTAGAATGATCCGCTATTTTATACCAAATATATTGTTGTCTGAAAAATTGGAGCACATTCGCCTTATCATCTAGTTTAGAAGCATCTAGGCCACTTTGTTTTGCCAATTGTTCCAGCTCATTCAAAACATCTTTGAACTTAACGGTTTCACCTGTTTTGGTATTGGTTAATAAAACCGACTCATGATTGAAAGTATTCAGATTGTCCTGAGTGATATTCGCCTTTTCGAAACCTGCATTTTTCACTAATTGTTCTTCTTGCTCGCTAACTGCGCTGAACAAGAATCTTTTTTTCATGAAGTCTTCGTAACGAGGAGCGATATCATCTACTTTCAGATCTAGATAATTACGTTTTACTTCTGCTTTGATCTGGTCGGAAATTCCTGGAGTCTCGATATATTTTTTAGCGAGAACTTTCAATTTTCCGAATTCTTTGGAGAAAAATTTTCCTACTCTGGAAGCGTAAATTGTCTCTACTCTTTCTACTCTTAAGATCAGGAATTTTTTCTTCCTAGGAGCTTTTGGATCTGCACCTGGAGGAAGTTGGTCATCGATCTCTTTTAGGACCCATTTCCCTTCATTCTCGGCAGCTTCTTGGTAAAGGACTAGATTAGGATCATTTCCACAATTCAAACATTGAGGCTCTAATAATCCGCCCACTGCTTTATATGCAGGTTGATCGGTATGATCTACAACGTATTGGATGATTTCTTTTTTAGAGGAAAGTTTTTGGATCCCTTCGAAAATACTTTGCGCTCTTTGTCTAGTAACTTCTTCGTCTTTAGGATCAAAAGAGAAAACTGCGATCACTCGAACAAAAGCAAATTTTAATTTACCAACTTGCTCCAACTTCTCCGCTAAATTTCTTTGCAGGAAAGAAGCAGCCATTTGTGGTTTGGAGTATTTTAGGAAAACTGCTAATTCATCTTCGGATACGAGTTTCTTTTCCGTATTGTACAAAGAGATCAATTTGAAAAGACCTAAAGTTTCCAGAAGTTGGGTTTGTTCTTCTTTGGTCGGATGATTCGGCTCCGGTTTGCGTCCGCCTGTATTTAGTTGGTAGAAGTTCCTGAGTTCTTTTCTGGTAACTGTTCCTCCTTTGAAAGAGGCTAATACATCCGAGTCCGAATTACACTGAAAGAGTAATGCAGCCAGGAAGGAGAGTACGATTATTTTTTTGTTCATGTTGTTTTATATAACCTGTTCTTTTCGGATCTCGAAAAGACTAGTATTTATGAATGGTCTTTCGGGCAGGTTGCTGCTTCTTACCTTGGATTTCAACGGATATTTCGCGAGTTAGGCGTTTTTCGTTGTCTTGGTAAAGTCCTTCGGCTGCCCTAGCGCCTGAAGGATTGCCGGAAGAATTCCAATCGGATGGAGTTTCCTTTGTCTTCATAGAAAGCATCTCTTGTTTTTGAGAAGATAGCTTATCCATCTCCGCTCCAATAGATACTTTTAAAGATTCCGAATAATCCCGGTCTGCTGCAATTCTATCCTTGATCTTGCCTAGTTCGGTCAGGTCCCGATCTATTTCTTCTGTTTTGCGTAATAGATGTGCCACTTTAATTTTCATGGAATAAGACCTGGAACTTTAAACTTCAGTTCCTGAGTCTAGGCCCCAGGCTGCTTCTTGCAAGTAGGAAAAAAAGAGCCCGCAGGTGAGGATCATCAACTCTTCTCCCGGTTTGGATAGGCATATAAGAAAGAAGAAGGTGGAAAATAAGAGACTGCTAAGAAGATCCTTCTTTCCCTTCCAAAGAACCCAAAACATTCCTAAAAATAACAGTACTGATTTAAATAGGGAAGGTTCTAAACCGGGATGAGCCGGCTCATATAAGAGCCAAACTCCCGAAAGTAAAACACAAAGTCCTAAAATAATAATACGAACCTGTTTCGGAATGGATAAAATTAGAAATAAGGAAAGTGCAGGGATGAGAAATGGAGAAAGTTCCCTTCTGGAAAAAGAAAGGATACAAGAACCAGCCAATATTAGAACACCTAAAGTTTCCCTGAACGCCGGAGAACGACTTCCTAAGAAAGAAAATCCCCCCGAGGAGATCATACCCGCGAGACTCAAGCAGACTAAATCTAAAATGGATTCCGCAGCTGTTCCATCCCAAAAGGAAACCGCACATATCGAAGCTGGAAATATTAAAAAATTGAGATTGGGTCTAAGCGTTTTAGAAGAATGGAATTGGGAAAATGCGATCGTAAGACAAAGTACCAAGGAACCGGAGAATGGAAATCCATAGGTTTTGAAAAAGAGATAAGCTGAGGTGAAGAATAGAAAAACCATTGTATCTATTATGAAATTCCGGTATCTTGACGAATCGAACAGTTATGATCCTGAACGAGATTATCATCTCAACGGAAAAGATAGACAGCGTTCAAGTTCTGAAATTGCAGGGTTCTATCAACTCCTTTACGGAGAAAAAATTCAAGGATGTGCTTTCCTTGGCGGTTCGCCAGGGACCGGTCATCATGGATATGGAAGACGTACATTTGGTATCCTCCACTGGGGTCCAGGCCTTAAAAGAAGTGAGCCAATCCAGTTTTTCCAGTAAGAACAAACTCGTCCTTGTAAATATCTCAAAAGCAGTGATCAATGTTTTTAAAATGGCAGGCTTAAGCGGATTTTTCCTAATCGCAAATGACGAAGAGGCCGCTTTAAAGATGGCTTCTAAACGTTGATTCTCGGATCAAAGATGGACTCTCGGAAATAGAAAATGAAATCTGAAAAAACTTCTTCCTTTAATTATTTTAGAAAGGCTTGGCATTTACTTGGGCTGATCATCCCAGCATTCTATTATTTCGATGTATTCCATGGACAATTTTTGCTCGTGTATGCAACTCGTGCCATTCTTACAATTTTACTCGTTCTATGTCTTGGACTTTTGGTCTTATTAGAATGGACAAGATTCCATATTCCGATTGTCCAAACTGTATTCGTGAAGTTAGCCGGTCCTTTATTAAAAGAAGAAGAGAAGTCGAGGATCAATGGAACTTTTCCTTATTTTCTCTCAATCACCTTAGTTGTATTTTTCTTCCCTCCTGATGTCGCAATTCTTTCTCTATTATTCTTAGTGATCGGGGATCCAATGGCTGCTTGGGTGGGAACTCATTTTGGAAAGAATAGATTTTCGAATGGAAAATCCAAAGAAGGGATCTTAGCATTTATCCTTTCTTCTACGATCGTAGGACTTTGGTTTATTTATGTGGTTCAGTCGGGTTCGAGGGAATTCGGGATCTACCAATTTTCTTCCGGTGAGTTTTTGCAGAATGTAATTTTAGTTCTACCGGCTGTGATTGCTGCCGCAGTAACCGAATTATACAGTGGAACTTATTGGAATGGGATAGTGGATGATAATCTTTTGATCCCGGTTGTTTCTGCGGTTGTCTTGGGAGTATTTGCTTATTATACTCTGGATCTGAGTATAGGACAGATCTTCCTGAACCCGGCACAGATTTTCGAAACGTATTAGGAAAAAGGATTTTGCTTTTATGATCATCTATTATCACAAAAGCAATAGGTCTTGACATTTTTGAAAATTAAGATTTGAATTAAAGTCGATCTTATTATGATTACTGCTCCGAAAGTCCAAGAAATTATTTTCGCTCATAGAGAAGAGTTACGTTCTTTGGGAGTAGAAAAACTTTTTCTTTTCGGCTCTGTTGCAAAAAAAAAGAACCAAGAAACTAGCGATGTGGATTTATTAGTTAAGTTTCATTTCGGTAAGAAGAATTTCGATAATTTTATGGATCTGTCCTTTCATCTGGAAAAGATCTTAGAAGAAGATGTGGATCTTATGACCGATGATTCTCTTTCTGAAAAGTTCAGAAACTCGATCATGTCCGAGGCTCTGGAAATTGAAATTTGATATAGAGTATCTAAATCATATCAAAGATGAAATAGATTTTTTGAACTTAAAATCCAATACCTTGGATCGAAACGAATTTTTAACCGATGAAACCATCAAAAGGGCATTTATTCGTAGTATTGAAATTATCGGAGAGGCGGCGACTAAGATTTCAGATCCTTTCAAAAGCAAGTATCCGGAAATTGAGTGGAAAAAGTTATCCGCAACCAGAAATCGATTAATACACGGATATTTTGTAGTGGATTACGATATCGTATGGGATTTAATTATAAATAAAATTCCTGCCTTAGAAAAACAGATAACATTTATACTCGAAAAAGAACGGACTTTATTCGATTAAAGTTGGAAATTCTTTTATCTGCTAAGGAGTCTTTTCCGCAGGAAGGACATGATACACAAAGTCGATTTTCGTTTTGGTACTACCCTTAATCCCTTTTGCTGACCAGGTAAATTCTAAATCCGTAGGAAAAATAGAAGTTTCGTAAGGATATTGGCCTAAACGATTTTCTTTTTTCTGTTTTTCTTTCACCATCGAACCTAGATAATTAAAAGAACCGATCCAATCTTCTCCGATCTCGAAACCTTCCATTTTACCTTTTACACCGGCAAATTCGTACATTGCAAAGTAGGTCTCTTGGATCTGTTTTCTTTCTTCCGGACTCATTCTGCGATTCATTCGAAGTATGAATCCTGGAGTTTCACGAGCATGGAAATAAAGAAAATTACCTAATTCTTCCCAGGTATTCGGCTTTTTGGCATTCGGAATATCCACTGAATATTTTTTATTCAAGGGAGAAGGTTCTCTGCACACTCCATCTCTCGTGAAATAGTCGCAAAGTTCCACATTGCTAACGGAGAGAACTGTAGGTTCGCAGGCTGCGAATACAAGCAAAGATAATGATATGAGTTTAACGTTTTTCCAAAGAGCTAACATAAGATTCTCGTAAATTAGTAAAAAAGTATAAAACTTCAGGATGTTTAAAAAATGCCCAGGCTGCGCTTTCCGGGATCCATTTTTGGCCTTGGTAGGTATAAATAATTTCAGCAAAGACTCCATGGAACATATAGATCCTATGCAAATCTTCTTCTAAAGAAGCTAGAACCAAATTATAAGGAGTTAGATAACCCGGTAATATTCTGATAGATTCATCCGATTTGCGCAAAGATGTCTGGAATTTAGTACATTCTTTTTGGAGACTCGGAAGTTCTTCTCTGGAAATCCTTCTCTTCAGAGAAAGGATACGAGTAAATCTTCCTATAGGAGAATCTAAAAAATTCTCAAATTGATGGGTCCATTTAGGAAGAGCTTTGGATTCGTAGAGTGCTTGCGAAAATGTATCTTCCGCTTTTTCTTTCAAACGATAATAGGCCTCTTCATTTTCATAGGAAACCACTATAAAGAAAGAAGCTGGGAGAGGTTTTTTGGGTTTGGAAGAAGTTTGTTTGGAATTCACTTGTTTGGCGGGTTTCAGGCAGCAGATTATAATTTGGAATCGAAATAATCCAGCAGAATTTTAGTAAGCCAGCGACCGTCCGGAAGGTCTGGTTTGGAATCGGTCACAAATCCAACATGGCCTCCTTGTTTGGTCAGAATGGTTTTTAAGTTCGGAAGTTTGGACCATTGGATCGAATTCCACTCGAATAAAGGAACAACTGGATCATCTTCCGCATGGATCAGTATTCCAGGAAGTGTTATGGATTGGATATAATTGATACAGGAATTCTTTTTATAATATTCCATTGCACTAGGATATCCGAAAGAAGGAGCGGTGATCATATCGTCGAAATCGAAAAAAGTTCTTATTTTCTTGGAATTTTCCAACTGCAAAGGAGTTAGATCCAAGATACCTTCTTTGATCTTCTTCTTAAAACTACTGATAAAATGATTCCTATAAAATCTTCCGGAAAGTGAATCTATAAAGTCACAGTTTTTTGCAAGATCCAGAGGAGGGGAGACTGCGGAGAATGCGATTGACTTATGATTTCTGGATTCTCCGAAAAATTTTAGGACCAGATTTGCGGAGAGAGAAAATCCGGACACATAGATCTTCTTGCTCAGATATTCATACATATAATCCAGAACATCTTGTAAGTCTTCCGACTGACCTGCGTAATATGACTTACTTGCAAATCCTCTTCCTCTTCCGCAGTTTCGCAGATTCATACGGATGACCCCGTATCCTCTTTCTAAGGCGGAAGTTGCTAGAGACACTAAATAAGAACTTTCTGAATCACCTTCCATTCCATGGATCATGAGTATATACGTTCCGTTGGAAGGAATTGCACTCTTACGATAAGAAGAAACGGGAGGGTTATGTTCTAACCAAAGTTTATCTCCGGATTCTCCGCTTACAGTAAGAAGAATATCTTCGCAATAGTAAGAAGTTCTAAGCGGATTTTCAGGAGGAAAAAGTGTGCTGTAAATAGTTTGAGCGTGTTTGCCCGAGACGAATCTTTTAGGTCGAAAATGAGAGGCTTCCATAGATCAACGGATTTCGTTTTCTTTAAAAAACTCTTTCCACTCTTCTTCTTGTTCTTTTTTTAAAAGTGATTTTTTATCTAAGAACTTTCTGAACTTTTTCAGGAAAACTTTTCCTTTTTCTCTGATCTTTGAATCGTCTGGAAACATATCTTCCAGATAGAAATTCAAAAACTCATCCAGCTCGAAACCACCCAGATCGGTTATTAGTATTTTTTCGGACGAATCTTCCGGGCCTTCGAATAATAACTCGGAGAATTCCAGAAATAAGGAAGGCATTTCTTTTTCTGAAGAAGAAGCTCCTTCCGGAATAGTTTCCAGAAAGGAGCGAACGGTTTCTTCTAAGGAAGAGGGACCAGACAAGTTTATAAAACCTTAATTTTGTTTAGGGAATTCGATTTTGGTTGCGAGAGTATCTACGATCCCGTATTTGATCGCTTCTTCTGCATCCATATAATAGTCTCTGTCTGTATCTTCTTCCAACTTTTCAACAGGATGACCGCAAGCTTCTGCAAGTATTTGATTCAATCTTGCTCTAGTCTTTAGGATCTCTTCTGCATGGATCTGTAGATCTGTTGCAGGAGCGACAATCTGTCCTCCGATACTTGGTTGGTGGATCATTACTTTTCCGTTTGGCCAAATGGATCTTTTTCCTTTGACTCCAGCGGCGAGTAGGACAGAACCCATGGAAGCTGCAAGTCCCATACATACGGTATGAACAGGAGAAGTGATCATCTTCATTGTGTCATAAATGGTAAGTCCTGAAGTAACAACTCCGCCTGGACTATTTATATAGAATGTAATTTCTTTTCCAGGATCTGACATTTCCAGGTATAAAAGTTTTCCTACGATGTCTTTTGCGGATTCATCCGTAACCGCACCCCATAAAAAGATTTTTCTATGGTCGATGAACTTTTTGGAAATTTTGCTACCGGCTAATTCTTCGAAAACTTCGCTGATTTTTTCTGTCTCGGACATTCTGGCTCCCTTACGTAGCGGTTCGTTCTTCCAGTTTCTTCCTCCGTAATTTCCTGAAAACTCCAATAAATACGAAAGCTACAAAGGAAACGTAAAAAAAGCGAAGCAACTGGATCGGAGGGACCGGCATATCACGATCCGCTCTTAAAGCAATTAGACGGGAGGCGAGGACCGGACGATTCTCCGCTTTTGGTTCCGGCTCCCTAAATTTGATAATTTGTGCGTTTTCTGATAGAAGATAATACTTTCTGGCTTCTTTCTCCAATGCGACCTTATCATCACGTAGAAGTTTTTGCCTTTCTTCTAATTGTCTATTCTCATACTCCAGTCTTTCCACATCCAAACGAAGGCTGGAAAGACTGGTTTCTAGGGTAGACCTTACGACCAAACCTGACTCTCCCAATACCGTGAAGTAAAACATTCCGGAAAGGAAGAGCAGAAGTATAAATAGTTTGTTCGCCAGATTCATGCCCATAAGAAGTTTAAAGATTATAGAATGTATTTCTCCCTTTGTAAACCGCAGAAGAACCTAATTCTTCTTCGATTCTCAAAAGTTCGTTATATTTAGCGATCCTATCGGTCCTGGAAAGGGAACCAGTTTTGATCTGGCCCGCGTTCGTACCTACCGCGATATGCGAAATAGTTACGTCCTCAGTTTCTCCGGATCTATGGCTGATCACATTCGTATATTTGGCTTTTTTAGCCATATCGATGGACGCCAATGTTTCGGATAAACTTCCGATTTGGTTCACCTTGATCAGGATGGAATTACCCACCTTTTGGGAAATTCCTTGAGAAAGTTTTTCTATATTGGTAACGAATAGATCATCACCTACGAGTTGGATTTTCTTACCCAATTTCTCGCTTAGAAGTTTCCAACCTTCCCAGTCGTTTTCATCCAGACCGTCTTCAATAGTAATGATCGGATACTTTGAGACTAGATTTGAATAGTATTCTACCAATTCTGCACTGGAGAACTCTTTATTTCCTTCTCCACCCAGAACGTATTTCTTCTTGGTTTTGTCGAAAAACTCGGAAGAAGCAGCATCCAAACCCAATAATACGTCCTTTTCCGGCTTATAACCCGCTTTTTCGATGGCTTGTAGGATCACTTCTAATCCTTCCAAGTTGCTTGCGAGGTCAGGTGCGAATCCGCCCTCGTCGCCCACTGCAGTATTCAGTTTTTTGGATTTAAGAACTGATTTCAAACTATGGAAAACTTCTGCCCCAACTCGTAATGCCTCACGGAAGCTATTTACTCCGACTGGAAGGATCATAAACTCTTGGAAGTCTACGTTATTATCTGCGTGGGCTCCACCATTGATGATGTTCATCATTGGAACTGGAAGTTCTTTTGCGAAGTTTCCGCCTATGTATCTGTAGAGCGGAAGTCTTGTATGAGAAGCTGCTGCCTTTGCAACCGCTAGGGAAGTTCCGAGAATTGCGTTTGCGCCTAATTTGGATTTGTTTTTGGTTCCGTCCTTATCCAACATTAGGGAATCAATTCTGTTTTGGTCTAAAGCATCTTCTCCGATCAAAACGTCTTTGATCTTTACGTTTACGTTCTCTACTGCTTTTAGGACACCTTTGCCTAAATAACGGGATTTATCCCCGTCTCTTAATTCAACTGCTTCGTATTCTCCTGTGGAGGCTCCGGAAGGGACTGCAGCTCTACCGAAGGAGCCGTCTTCCAGCTTTACATCTACTTCTACCGTAGGATTTCCTCTGGAATCCATGATTTCGCGGGCGCGGATCGCCGAAATTTTGGAGGATTGGGCCATGTGATTCTTATAATACCTATCTCTTATAGATTTTTCCTGAAATCCTTTTGTTACGGGGAAATAAATCAAGCGGGAAAAGGAGGAAAAAAGATTGCCTGGACCGGCTATAAAGATAGAAATCCATCGATGA encodes the following:
- a CDS encoding DUF4416 family protein; translation: MNSKQTSSKPKKPLPASFFIVVSYENEEAYYRLKEKAEDTFSQALYESKALPKWTHQFENFLDSPIGRFTRILSLKRRISREELPSLQKECTKFQTSLRKSDESIRILPGYLTPYNLVLASLEEDLHRIYMFHGVFAEIIYTYQGQKWIPESAAWAFFKHPEVLYFFTNLRESYVSSLEKR
- a CDS encoding YheT family hydrolase yields the protein MEASHFRPKRFVSGKHAQTIYSTLFPPENPLRTSYYCEDILLTVSGESGDKLWLEHNPPVSSYRKSAIPSNGTYILMIHGMEGDSESSYLVSLATSALERGYGVIRMNLRNCGRGRGFASKSYYAGQSEDLQDVLDYMYEYLSKKIYVSGFSLSANLVLKFFGESRNHKSIAFSAVSPPLDLAKNCDFIDSLSGRFYRNHFISSFKKKIKEGILDLTPLQLENSKKIRTFFDFDDMITAPSFGYPSAMEYYKKNSCINYIQSITLPGILIHAEDDPVVPLFEWNSIQWSKLPNLKTILTKQGGHVGFVTDSKPDLPDGRWLTKILLDYFDSKL
- a CDS encoding ClpP family protease, producing the protein MSETEKISEVFEELAGSKISKKFIDHRKIFLWGAVTDESAKDIVGKLLYLEMSDPGKEITFYINSPGGVVTSGLTIYDTMKMITSPVHTVCMGLAASMGSVLLAAGVKGKRSIWPNGKVMIHQPSIGGQIVAPATDLQIHAEEILKTRARLNQILAEACGHPVEKLEEDTDRDYYMDAEEAIKYGIVDTLATKIEFPKQN
- a CDS encoding FtsB family cell division protein → MGMNLANKLFILLLFLSGMFYFTVLGESGLVVRSTLETSLSSLRLDVERLEYENRQLEERQKLLRDDKVALEKEARKYYLLSENAQIIKFREPEPKAENRPVLASRLIALRADRDMPVPPIQLLRFFYVSFVAFVFIGVFRKLRRKKLEERTAT
- the eno gene encoding phosphopyruvate hydratase; translated protein: MAQSSKISAIRAREIMDSRGNPTVEVDVKLEDGSFGRAAVPSGASTGEYEAVELRDGDKSRYLGKGVLKAVENVNVKIKDVLIGEDALDQNRIDSLMLDKDGTKNKSKLGANAILGTSLAVAKAAASHTRLPLYRYIGGNFAKELPVPMMNIINGGAHADNNVDFQEFMILPVGVNSFREALRVGAEVFHSLKSVLKSKKLNTAVGDEGGFAPDLASNLEGLEVILQAIEKAGYKPEKDVLLGLDAASSEFFDKTKKKYVLGGEGNKEFSSAELVEYYSNLVSKYPIITIEDGLDENDWEGWKLLSEKLGKKIQLVGDDLFVTNIEKLSQGISQKVGNSILIKVNQIGSLSETLASIDMAKKAKYTNVISHRSGETEDVTISHIAVGTNAGQIKTGSLSRTDRIAKYNELLRIEEELGSSAVYKGRNTFYNL